Part of the Tidjanibacter massiliensis genome is shown below.
TCCACCACGATATCGTCCCCGCGCGAGAAAGCGGGGAATATGCCCACGACCGCATTCAGGGTCAGCAGTTTTTCACGGCCTATCCGATAGAGCATGGTCTGCGCGTCGTCCACGAGTTTCCGCGCCTCCTCCCCCTTGTCGGACGAAAAGAGAATCTCCGGCCACCGTCCCTTCAGCCCCCACGAGGAGATAAAATAGCTCCAGTCGATATAGGGTATCACGTCGCATATCGGATAGTCGAGCAACTGCCGGATACCGGAGCTGCGCGGCAGCTCCACATCTTCGGCCCGCTTTACGTGCCGGTTCGTCCGCGCCAGCGCAAGAGGGAGCAAATTTCCCTCGCCGTGCGAAGCGGCATAACTGCGCCGCAGCTCCTCCTGTCTTCTCCGCAGGTCGGCGAGGAACTCCTCCCGCTCCGGGCCGAACAGTTTGCCGAGCACGACCACATTCTCCGACGCGTCGCGGCAGTGTATCACCGGGCCGGAATACTCCGGGGCTATCTTGACGGCCGTATGCACCCCCGACGTGGTGGCTCCGCCGACCACGACCGGAATCCTCACCCCGCGCCGCTCCAGCTCCCGCACCACCTTTATCATCTCGCCCAGCGAAGGCGTTATCAGCGCACTCAGCCCTATCACGTCAGCCCCCCATTCGAGGGCGGTATCCACGATATCCTCACACTCGACCATCACGCCCAGGTCCCGGATACGATAACCGTTGCAGGCCATCACCACCGACACGATATTCTTCCCGATGTCGTGCACGTCGCCCTTCACGGTGGCGAGCAGCGCCTTCTCTTTGCCGGAGTTCTCCGTACTGCCGCCCTCTATCAGCGGCGTCAGGGCACCGACCCCCTTCTTCATCACCCGTGCCGTCTTCACCACCTGAGGCAGGAACATCTTCCCCTGCCCGAAGAGTTCGCCCACATGCTCCATGGCGGGCATGAAACAGCGGTCGATGACCTCAAGGGGCGTCATTCCCTCTCCGACGGCCTCCAGCGCATCATCGGCAATACGGTCGGCGATACCCTTCACCATCGCATGGTATATCCGCTCCCCTACGGGCAGCGAACGCCACTCCTCGCCTGCGGCGGCTCTGCCTCCGGCCTCCTTCTCGCCCCGGACACGTTCGGCGTATGCGGCGAGGTTCTCCGCGGCCTCCGTCCGCCGCGCCAGCACCACATCCTCGGCCAGCGCGAGCAGTTCCGGTTCTATCTCTTCGTAAAGGTCCGTCATGGCCGGATTGACGATGCCGAAATTGAGGCCCGCCTTCCGGCCGTGGTACAGGAACACCGAGTGCATGGCCCGGCGTACACGGTCGATGCCCCGGAAAGCGAACGACAGGTTGCTGATTCCGCCGCTGACATTCACTCCCGGCAGGTTGGCCCGTATCCATTCGGTCGCCCGGATGAAGTCACGGGCATACACGTCGTGCTCCGGAATACCCGTCGCCACGGCCAGCACGTTCGGGTCGAAGACGATATCCTCGGGCGGAAAACCCGCTGCGGTCAGCAACCTGTAAGCCCGTGCGGCCACCTCTATCTTGCGCTCGTAAACGTCGGCCTGCCCGCGCTCGTCGAAGAGCATGACCACTGCCGCCGCACCGTACCGCCGGATGAGCGACGCACGGTGCAGGAAGGTCTCTTCGCCCTCCTTGAGCGAAATGGAGTTCACGATGCTCTTGCCCTGCACGCACTGAAGTCCCGCCTCCAGCACCTCCCACGACGAAGAGTCTATCATCACGGGGACACGCGCTATCTCCGGCTCGGCAGCGGCCATGTTGAGAAACCTGCGCATCGCTGCCGGGCCGTCTATCATTCCGTCGTCGAAACAGATGTCGATGACCTGTGCGCCCCCCTCTATCTGATTGCGGGCCACGGCGAGCGCCTCCTCGAAACGCCCTTCGCGTATCAGACGGGCGAACTTGGCCGAACCGGCCACGTTCGTGCGTTCGCCGACACTCACGAAACCTGTCGTCTCATCCACTACGAGGGGTTCGAGCCCGGCAAGCATCGTCCGGTGCCGCGGAACCGGCAGCGGACGCGGCGGATAGCGCCGTGCGGCCTCCGCAACGGCGCGTATATGGTCGGGCGTCGTACCGCAGCATCCGCCCGCGATATTGACCAGCCCCTGCCGGAAATACTCCTCCATCTGCACCGCCATGGTCTCCGGCGATTCTTCGTATTCGCCTGCGAGGTTCGGCAAGCCGGCATTGGGATAGACCGATACCGGACACTCCGCGATGTCGGCCATCCGTTTGAGGTAGGGCAGCAATTGCCGCGCCCCGAATGAACAGTTAAAACCGACGGCCAGCGGCCGGGCATGCGCGACCGATGCGTAGAATGCCTCGACGGTCTGTCCGGAGAGCGTCCGTCCGCTGTTGGTGAGCGTTCCCGACACGATAAGGGGAAGTTTCCTTCCGCGCGAGGCGAAGACCTCCCCGGCGGCGAATATCGCCGCCTTGCAGTTGAGCGTGTCGAAAAAGGTCTCGAACTGGATGATGTCCGCGCCGCCGTCCACCAGCCCCTCTATCTGAGGAGTATAAGCGGCAACGAGCCCTTCGAAATCGACCTCGCGGCGCGCGGTGTCGTTCATGTCCGTGGCGATGGAGGAGGATTTGCTCGTCGGCCCCACCGAACCGCTCACGAACCGTGGCCCCGCCTGCGGATGCTCCCGCATGTAGTCGTCCGCCGTCCGTCGGGCCACCTGTGCCGCAGCGCGGCTAATCGCATACGCATGTTCCTGCAGGCCGTAATCGGCGAGCGAAATGCGGTTCGCATTGAACGAATCGGTCGTAATGATGTCGGCACCCGCCTCCAGATAGGCGCGGTGTATCTCCCCGATGACCTCCGGCCGGGTAAGGGCCAGCAAATCGTTGCACCCTTTCAGCGGGAGATGCCACGATGCGAACTCCTCGCCCCGGTACTCCTCTTCCCGCAGGCCGTACCGCTGTATCATGGTACCCATACCGCCGTCGAGGATGACAATCCGCTCCCCGATAATATCGTATAACTCTTTTCCCATTCTCCCTTACGGAGCTCTCACTCCTCTCCTTTTTCTTTCTCGAATATCTCTACTTTATAAAGTTTGTTCCAGTTCTTTCCGGTCACATAGATGTCTCCCGATGCGGCATCGTAGGCGATACCGTTGAAAACATCCGTTTCCGGCGTCCGGTCCGAAGGCTCCTGCAGGCCTTCGAAGTCCACCACCCCGGTCACCTCGCCCGTCTGCGGGTCGATGACGACCACCTGGTCGTACAGATAAAGATTGGCCCAGATGCGCCCCTCTATCCACTCCAGTTCGTTGAGCATGTCCACCGGCCGCCCCTTGGCCGTAACCTGCAGCGTCCGCACCACGCCGAAATTCTCCGCATCGCGCACATAAATTTTGTCGGAACCGTCGCTCATGTAGAGATACTCCCCGTCGGTGGTCAGCCCCCACCCTTCGCCGTCGTACACGAACGAACGGAGCGGCCGGAAATCCTCCGCATCATAGACGAACGCACGGCCCGCCACCCAAGTCAACTGGTATATCTTGCCGCCGAGGTATGCGATACCCTCGCCGAAATACTTTCTCTCCAGTCCCACGCGCTGCAGCACGCGCCCGGTCGCCGGTTCCACCCGCCGAAGCTCCGAACGCCCGTTCTGGCCCGTTCCCTCGTACAGATACCCGTCGAGCCAGAACAGTCCCTGCGTATAGGCTCCGGTATCGTGGGGATAAACGGCCTTCACGCGGTAGGTGTATTCCGCCGGTTCGCGGAAGGAGACCGGGGCCTGAGGCGCAGCAGGTGCGGCCGCAGCCCGCTTCGCCGTCCCGCGCCCGCCGCAGGATACGGCCAGCGCGAGTATAACATAAAGTACGACTATCCTTTTCATCATTTTGAAATTTACCGGAATGTACAAAGTTACGCAAAATATGCCGAAACGCATATACCGTCCCGCCAAATAGCGGCGAAACCCTCCGGCGATTGCCATAATTTTATTAATTTTGCCCAATTAAAACCGACTGGGTATGCTTACTTTGAAACAAATCCGGGAAGAGAGGCAGCGCACCGTGGAGCGCCTCGCCGTCAAGGGAGTCGATGCGGCCCCGGTGATTGAAAAAATCATAGCGGAGGACGACCTGCGCCGTTCGCTCCAGCAGCGGCTGGACGGCTGCCTTGCCGAACAGAACGCCCTCTCCAAGGAGATAGGAAAGCTCTTTGCCGCGGGACGACGCGAAGAGGCCGACGCGGCCAAGGGACGGGTAACGCTCTTGAAGGAGGAGTCGAAAAAACTCGAAGAGCAGCTCCGCGAGGCCGCCGACCGCATGAACGCGCTCATCGTTACCCTGCCCAACGTACCGACCGAAATCGTACCGGCAGGCAGGAGCGCCGAGGAGAACGAAGTGGTCAAAATCACGCCGCTGCCCGAGGCACTGCCCGAAGGGGCGCTTCCACACTGGGAACTGGCGCGCAAATATGGCATTATCGATTTCGAGCTGGGCGTGAAGCTCACGGGAGCCGGATTCCCCGTCTATAAGGGACAGGGAGCAGCTCTGCAGCGAGCCCTCATCTCCTTCTTCCTCGACCGCAACACGAAAGCGGGCTACACGGAGGTGATGCCCCCGTTGATGGTGAACGAAGCGTCGGGCTTCGGCACGGGCCAGCTTCCCGACAAGGAGGGGCAGATGTACCACGTAACGCAGGACAATTTCTACCTCATTCCTACGGCCGAAGTTCCCGTGACGAACATCTACCGCGACGTCATCCTCGACGGAGCGGAACTTCCCGTGCGCATGACCGCCTACACGCCCTGTTTCCGCCGCGAGGCCGGCTCCTACGGCAAGGACGTGCGCGGCCTCAACCGCCTGCACCAATTCGACAAGGTGGAAATCGTGCGCATCGAAAGGCCCGAAAATTCCTATGCCGCACTCGACGAAATGGTGGCCCACGTGGAAAGCATCGTAAAGGAACTGGAACTTCCCTACCGCATCCTGAGGCTGTGCGGCGGAGACATCAGCTTCACGTCGGCCCTCACGTACGATTTCGAGGTATGGTCTGCCGCCCAGAAGCGATGGCTGGAGGTCTCCTCCGTGTCGAATTTCGAGACTTTTCAGGCCAACAGGCTGAAACTCCGCTACCGCGACGCCGACCGGAAAATCCAGTTGGCCCACACCCTCAACGGCAGTTCGCTCGCCCTGCCGCGCATCGTGGCCGCGCTGCTGGAAAACAACCAGACGCCCGACGGCATCCGCATTCCCGCGGCGCTCGTCCCCTTCACCGGGTTCGACCGGATAAAATAACGGATTGCCCCGCACATGCCAGCGGCCTGCCGGATACCCGGCAGGCCGCTCTCTTTTTTCTCCCGCTGCGGCCGGCCACCCTTGCTCCGAAAGGACCACTGGCGAGAATCGCCCGGCGGTACCTTTCGTTCCCGCTCTGTCCTCTTCCTAATCCCTACATCGTTCTCTGCTTCCTCTGCCGCCGGGAAAACGGACAAAAGCCATCGGGAAAACGCACCGGTACCCGAGAAATACGGGAACGTCCCCGCAAACAGCGGACGCGGCGGAGATTTTCCGCCGCGTCCATTCCTGTTACCGAATCGCCTGTTCTCACTTCCATCCCGGTGAAACCGGAGGCTGCGGTACGAAACTCTCGGTCGAAGCCATCCCTCCCGACGTCTGCGGCAGAAGCGAAGGATAGAAGAACAGTATGTCGACCTGAGCCCCCGCATCGTTGTTCCAGAAAGCGTATCCGATGACGTCATAGCTATCCCACGACTCATCGAAGGAAACCCCGTCCGCACTCCAGGTACCGTACAGACTGTAACCATTTCCGATGTACATTCCCGAAGTAAAAGGCTCGAAAGTAACGTTCGCTCCGGCAGCCGCTACCGGAGTGCCTCCGGCGAATTCGATGCGGCCGTCCGTAAAGTAGGCCCGGACGGCATCGTCGGTCACCACGGTACCGGACACACTGTTCATCAGGCCGGAAACCAGATAGGACTTGCCGACCACTTCCTCGCGCACCGTAACGGGTTGCCAATAGGGGCCGTTCGCCTTCGCCGCATCGGTATAGAACGTCAGGGCCCAGGTACCTATGTATTTCCGGTATGCCTCGCTGTCCTCGCCCGGTATCAGGTCGAGCGTAGTGAAATCGGCGCGATAGAATCCGCCGGCCACTCCGTCGGCATCGAACGCAAGGGCTGCGACCGTATAATCGGTGAGCGGCTTGAAATTGACGAATTCACGCTCTACCGATGCCGATTCGCTCTCGAACTCCAGCAAATTGCCTCCGCCTGCAAGCGTTGCCTTCAGGTCCTCGTCGCTCACACCGCCCTG
Proteins encoded:
- the metH gene encoding methionine synthase; its protein translation is MGKELYDIIGERIVILDGGMGTMIQRYGLREEEYRGEEFASWHLPLKGCNDLLALTRPEVIGEIHRAYLEAGADIITTDSFNANRISLADYGLQEHAYAISRAAAQVARRTADDYMREHPQAGPRFVSGSVGPTSKSSSIATDMNDTARREVDFEGLVAAYTPQIEGLVDGGADIIQFETFFDTLNCKAAIFAAGEVFASRGRKLPLIVSGTLTNSGRTLSGQTVEAFYASVAHARPLAVGFNCSFGARQLLPYLKRMADIAECPVSVYPNAGLPNLAGEYEESPETMAVQMEEYFRQGLVNIAGGCCGTTPDHIRAVAEAARRYPPRPLPVPRHRTMLAGLEPLVVDETTGFVSVGERTNVAGSAKFARLIREGRFEEALAVARNQIEGGAQVIDICFDDGMIDGPAAMRRFLNMAAAEPEIARVPVMIDSSSWEVLEAGLQCVQGKSIVNSISLKEGEETFLHRASLIRRYGAAAVVMLFDERGQADVYERKIEVAARAYRLLTAAGFPPEDIVFDPNVLAVATGIPEHDVYARDFIRATEWIRANLPGVNVSGGISNLSFAFRGIDRVRRAMHSVFLYHGRKAGLNFGIVNPAMTDLYEEIEPELLALAEDVVLARRTEAAENLAAYAERVRGEKEAGGRAAAGEEWRSLPVGERIYHAMVKGIADRIADDALEAVGEGMTPLEVIDRCFMPAMEHVGELFGQGKMFLPQVVKTARVMKKGVGALTPLIEGGSTENSGKEKALLATVKGDVHDIGKNIVSVVMACNGYRIRDLGVMVECEDIVDTALEWGADVIGLSALITPSLGEMIKVVRELERRGVRIPVVVGGATTSGVHTAVKIAPEYSGPVIHCRDASENVVVLGKLFGPEREEFLADLRRRQEELRRSYAASHGEGNLLPLALARTNRHVKRAEDVELPRSSGIRQLLDYPICDVIPYIDWSYFISSWGLKGRWPEILFSSDKGEEARKLVDDAQTMLYRIGREKLLTLNAVVGIFPAFSRGDDIVVEREGRKVVLPQLRCQSASTAENLSLADYVLPEGEGNDYVCLFAASAGFGLHELVTGLRESGDEYGAILAKLLADRLAEAFAEALHVAVRRDLWGFEAGETMPVQEVLAGNYQGARMAFGYPAVPDHSLKKEVFRLLDAERITGMKLTDSYMIDPGESLCGMILADRHLKYFDVGKIDAEQLADYARRRRITPEEAKRLLPKNIV
- the serS gene encoding serine--tRNA ligase encodes the protein MLTLKQIREERQRTVERLAVKGVDAAPVIEKIIAEDDLRRSLQQRLDGCLAEQNALSKEIGKLFAAGRREEADAAKGRVTLLKEESKKLEEQLREAADRMNALIVTLPNVPTEIVPAGRSAEENEVVKITPLPEALPEGALPHWELARKYGIIDFELGVKLTGAGFPVYKGQGAALQRALISFFLDRNTKAGYTEVMPPLMVNEASGFGTGQLPDKEGQMYHVTQDNFYLIPTAEVPVTNIYRDVILDGAELPVRMTAYTPCFRREAGSYGKDVRGLNRLHQFDKVEIVRIERPENSYAALDEMVAHVESIVKELELPYRILRLCGGDISFTSALTYDFEVWSAAQKRWLEVSSVSNFETFQANRLKLRYRDADRKIQLAHTLNGSSLALPRIVAALLENNQTPDGIRIPAALVPFTGFDRIK
- a CDS encoding glutaminyl-peptide cyclotransferase, with protein sequence MKRIVVLYVILALAVSCGGRGTAKRAAAAPAAPQAPVSFREPAEYTYRVKAVYPHDTGAYTQGLFWLDGYLYEGTGQNGRSELRRVEPATGRVLQRVGLERKYFGEGIAYLGGKIYQLTWVAGRAFVYDAEDFRPLRSFVYDGEGWGLTTDGEYLYMSDGSDKIYVRDAENFGVVRTLQVTAKGRPVDMLNELEWIEGRIWANLYLYDQVVVIDPQTGEVTGVVDFEGLQEPSDRTPETDVFNGIAYDAASGDIYVTGKNWNKLYKVEIFEKEKGEE